The window GACACCAAGAATTTCTCGCTGATCGTCAAGGACAGCACCTGCGAGCTGCAGGAAGGCGAAAACCCGGACGCCCAGGTGACTCTGGTGATGGACGGCGAAACCCTGGAAGGCATCGTCAGCGGCGAAACCGACGGCATGCAAGCCTTCATGGGCGGCAAGCTGCGCGCCGAAGGCGACATGATGCTGGCCATGAAACTGTCCGAGCTGTTCCCGGCCTAAGCGTGCCGCCCCCGACCTTCGGGGGCACGCCTGGCTGCAAATGAATCCCGCCCCTCGTGGCGGGATTCGTCGTTTTTCGCCATTGGAAAACGGCTACCTGTGGATTTGCCGTCTATATTCCTTCTGGCCGCATGCGTCAGACATCGGCTGCTTGCCTCGCTTTTTTATCAAGAACCTTTGCGCGGAGCACTGCCCATGAGCCCACCTGACGACCACGACGGATTTAACCGCCGACGTGTACTGCAAGGCCTTACGGCAGGCGCCGTCGGTGCCTGGATCAGCCCGCTAATCGCAGGGAGTAAAACCATGCCCGACGCCCCCGCCGACCTCATCCTGTACAACGGACGCCTGCACACCGTCGATCGCAAGAAACCTCAGGCCAGTGCCGTCGCGATCAAGGACGGACGCTTTGTGGTGGTTGGCAGCGACGCCCAGGCCATGGCCCTGCAAGGCCCCGGCACACAAATTGTCGACCTGCACGGTCGCACGGTGATTCCCGGCCTAAACGACTCGCACCTGCACCTGATCCGTGGTGGCCTCAACTACAACCTTGAACTGCGCTGGGAAGGCGTGCCATCCCTGGTCGACGCGCTGCGCATGCTCAAGGATCAGGCCGACCGCACGCCCACGCCGCAATGGGTGCGGGTGGTCGGTGGCTGGAACGAGTTCCAGTTCGCCGAAAAACGCCTGCCGACGATTGATGAACTGAACAAGGCCGCGCCGGATACCCCGGTGTTCGTCCTGCATCTCTACGACCGTGCCCTGCTCAACCGCGCCGCGTTGAAGGTGGTCGGCTATACCCGCGATACGCCAAATCCGCCGGGTGGCGAAATCCAGCGTGATGCCAATGGTGACCCGACGGGCATGCTGATCGCCCGCCCCAACGCGATGATTCTCTACTCGACCCTGGCCAAGGGACCGAAACTGCCGCTGGAATACCAGGTCAATTCGACCCGTCAGTTCATGCGTGAACTCAACCGCCTGGGTGTCACCAGCGCCATCGATGCCGGCGGCGGTTATCAGAATTATCCGGACGACTATCAAGTCATCCAGCAACTGGCCAAAGACCAGCAACTCACAGTGCGGATCGCCTACAACCTGTTCACCCAGAAGCCGAAAGAAGAACTGACCGATTTCAAGA of the Pseudomonas frederiksbergensis genome contains:
- a CDS encoding SCP2 sterol-binding domain-containing protein; amino-acid sequence: MTSVADAVQAMKAKFNPAAAAGLDLVFGFRIDDTKNFSLIVKDSTCELQEGENPDAQVTLVMDGETLEGIVSGETDGMQAFMGGKLRAEGDMMLAMKLSELFPA